The following coding sequences are from one Gossypium hirsutum isolate 1008001.06 chromosome A12, Gossypium_hirsutum_v2.1, whole genome shotgun sequence window:
- the LOC107927061 gene encoding floral homeotic protein PMADS 1-like isoform X3, whose product MGRGKIEIKRIENATNRQVTYSKRRNGIFKKAQELTVLCDAKVSLIMFSSTGKFHEFISPNISTKAFFDLYQKTTGTDLWISHYEKMQENYRRLKEINKKLRREIRQRMGGDLDDLNIKELQALEAKMDSSLVAIRDRKYHVIKTQTDTHKKKVRNLEERHANLVFDLLDQQNGIVESEGYYNEAANGASNLHALRLYQIHHPNLVLQHGGRFGSNDLRLA is encoded by the exons ATGGGTCGTGGCAAGATCGAGATCAAGAGGATTGAAAACGCTACAAACAGACAAGTGACCTATTCCAAGAGAAGAAATGGTATTTTCAAGAAAGCCCAAGAGCTCACTGTTCTATGTGATGCTAAGGTTTCACTCATCATGTTCTCCAGCACTGGGAAATTCCACGAGTTCATCAGCCCTAATATCTC GACAAAGGCGTTTTTTGATCTTTATCAAAAGACTACAGGCACCGATCTCTGGATCTCCCACTACGAG AAAATGCAAGAAAACTACAGAAGGCTGAAGGAGATCAACAAGAAGTTAAGAAGAGAGATCAG GCAGAGGATGGGTGGAGATCTGGATGATCTTAACATTAAGGAATTGCAAGCTCTTGAGGCTAAGATGGATTCTTCCTTGGTGGCTATACGTGACAGAAAG TACCATGTCATTAAAACGCAAACCGACACACACAAAAAGAAG GTTAGGAATTTGGAGGAAAGACATGCAAATCTTGTCTTCGACTTG CTTGACCAACAGAATGGAATAGTTGAAAGTGAAGGATACTATAATGAAGCAGCAAATGGAGCCTCTAACTTACATGCTCTTCGCCTGTATCAAATCCACCACCCTAATCTTGTTCTTCAACATGGAGGACGATTTGGTTCCAATGATCTTCGTCTTGCTTGA
- the LOC107927061 gene encoding floral homeotic protein PMADS 1-like isoform X1 yields the protein MGRGKIEIKRIENATNRQVTYSKRRNGIFKKAQELTVLCDAKVSLIMFSSTGKFHEFISPNISTKAFFDLYQKTTGTDLWISHYEKMQENYRRLKEINKKLRREIRQRMGGDLDDLNIKELQALEAKMDSSLVAIRDRKYHVIKTQTDTHKKKVRNLEERHANLVFDLETKLDQQNGIVESEGYYNEAANGASNLHALRLYQIHHPNLVLQHGGRFGSNDLRLA from the exons ATGGGTCGTGGCAAGATCGAGATCAAGAGGATTGAAAACGCTACAAACAGACAAGTGACCTATTCCAAGAGAAGAAATGGTATTTTCAAGAAAGCCCAAGAGCTCACTGTTCTATGTGATGCTAAGGTTTCACTCATCATGTTCTCCAGCACTGGGAAATTCCACGAGTTCATCAGCCCTAATATCTC GACAAAGGCGTTTTTTGATCTTTATCAAAAGACTACAGGCACCGATCTCTGGATCTCCCACTACGAG AAAATGCAAGAAAACTACAGAAGGCTGAAGGAGATCAACAAGAAGTTAAGAAGAGAGATCAG GCAGAGGATGGGTGGAGATCTGGATGATCTTAACATTAAGGAATTGCAAGCTCTTGAGGCTAAGATGGATTCTTCCTTGGTGGCTATACGTGACAGAAAG TACCATGTCATTAAAACGCAAACCGACACACACAAAAAGAAG GTTAGGAATTTGGAGGAAAGACATGCAAATCTTGTCTTCGACTTG GAGACAAAGCTTGACCAACAGAATGGAATAGTTGAAAGTGAAGGATACTATAATGAAGCAGCAAATGGAGCCTCTAACTTACATGCTCTTCGCCTGTATCAAATCCACCACCCTAATCTTGTTCTTCAACATGGAGGACGATTTGGTTCCAATGATCTTCGTCTTGCTTGA
- the LOC107927061 gene encoding floral homeotic protein PMADS 1-like isoform X2, with protein MGRGKIEIKRIENATNRQVTYSKRRNGIFKKAQELTVLCDAKVSLIMFSSTGKFHEFISPNISTKAFFDLYQKTTGTDLWISHYEKMQENYRRLKEINKKLRREIRQRMGGDLDDLNIKELQALEAKMDSSLVAIRDRKYHVIKTQTDTHKKKVRNLEERHANLVFDLTKLDQQNGIVESEGYYNEAANGASNLHALRLYQIHHPNLVLQHGGRFGSNDLRLA; from the exons ATGGGTCGTGGCAAGATCGAGATCAAGAGGATTGAAAACGCTACAAACAGACAAGTGACCTATTCCAAGAGAAGAAATGGTATTTTCAAGAAAGCCCAAGAGCTCACTGTTCTATGTGATGCTAAGGTTTCACTCATCATGTTCTCCAGCACTGGGAAATTCCACGAGTTCATCAGCCCTAATATCTC GACAAAGGCGTTTTTTGATCTTTATCAAAAGACTACAGGCACCGATCTCTGGATCTCCCACTACGAG AAAATGCAAGAAAACTACAGAAGGCTGAAGGAGATCAACAAGAAGTTAAGAAGAGAGATCAG GCAGAGGATGGGTGGAGATCTGGATGATCTTAACATTAAGGAATTGCAAGCTCTTGAGGCTAAGATGGATTCTTCCTTGGTGGCTATACGTGACAGAAAG TACCATGTCATTAAAACGCAAACCGACACACACAAAAAGAAG GTTAGGAATTTGGAGGAAAGACATGCAAATCTTGTCTTCGACTTG ACAAAGCTTGACCAACAGAATGGAATAGTTGAAAGTGAAGGATACTATAATGAAGCAGCAAATGGAGCCTCTAACTTACATGCTCTTCGCCTGTATCAAATCCACCACCCTAATCTTGTTCTTCAACATGGAGGACGATTTGGTTCCAATGATCTTCGTCTTGCTTGA